One segment of Paenibacillus sp. FSL R7-0337 DNA contains the following:
- a CDS encoding ABC transporter substrate-binding protein — protein MGIKKASGMLLTLLLLFTLAACGGGNNAANNGENTTNDTGNKDSSAPDTSKFVKISYVVLGDKPKNGQFEKVLAKVNEIMKEKINAELEWKWVEWADWQTKYNLLLASGEKVDLITIGTDWLDTWANAQRGAFMNLDELLPRYAPETWKSVPEKDWNESRYNGKIVLIPENDYTQWVNHGFFYRGDWAKEAGLNEPIKNWEEIGQYLQYIKDNKPDVIPWDMASGAVTWGGYIQSYTDNLDLPLSTGYMPVFTAVSNDEKYTVAEPIFSDLFLNYAKLMKEWADKGFWREDALNNKNDNRIALKAGLSGLDQHHTQTFSTLRVEMDKAEPGSELQMFPFNRTGGKNLMELSITHGGTSLGAHSKNPERALMAYDLIRNNEEIYHLINYGIEGVQYEIKDGKRTLPANYNEASDSFYADFWGGRMDKFEIPSETVWSEIGTLYDEYDKIKIPYPYGQFVFDKTPVESELTAISQVAGELGPAINFGKVSDPAKAVEEFRAKIKTAGYDKVKAELQKQLDAFKQKMEDAK, from the coding sequence ATGGGGATCAAAAAAGCATCAGGCATGTTGTTGACACTCCTCTTACTGTTTACGCTGGCCGCCTGCGGTGGCGGAAATAATGCGGCTAACAATGGGGAAAATACGACGAATGACACTGGAAACAAAGACAGCTCGGCGCCGGACACCTCCAAGTTCGTAAAAATCAGTTATGTAGTGCTGGGTGATAAGCCGAAGAATGGACAATTCGAAAAGGTGCTGGCCAAGGTCAATGAAATTATGAAAGAAAAAATCAATGCCGAGCTGGAATGGAAATGGGTCGAATGGGCCGATTGGCAGACCAAATACAACTTGCTGCTGGCCTCTGGGGAGAAGGTTGATCTGATCACCATCGGAACAGATTGGCTCGATACCTGGGCCAATGCGCAGCGCGGAGCCTTCATGAATCTGGATGAGCTGCTGCCGAGGTATGCACCGGAAACCTGGAAATCCGTCCCGGAGAAGGATTGGAACGAGAGCCGTTACAACGGCAAAATTGTGCTGATTCCTGAGAATGATTACACGCAATGGGTCAACCATGGATTCTTCTACCGCGGCGACTGGGCGAAGGAGGCCGGGCTCAACGAACCGATCAAAAATTGGGAGGAAATTGGCCAGTATCTGCAATATATCAAAGACAACAAGCCGGATGTCATTCCATGGGATATGGCTTCCGGTGCGGTGACATGGGGAGGCTATATTCAGTCCTATACGGATAACCTGGACCTTCCGCTCTCTACAGGCTACATGCCCGTATTTACAGCGGTATCGAACGATGAGAAATATACCGTAGCTGAACCCATCTTCAGCGATCTCTTCCTGAATTATGCCAAGCTTATGAAAGAATGGGCTGATAAAGGATTCTGGCGCGAGGATGCGCTCAATAACAAAAATGACAACCGTATAGCCCTCAAGGCCGGGTTATCCGGTCTGGACCAGCATCACACACAGACCTTCTCCACGCTGCGAGTAGAGATGGACAAAGCAGAGCCAGGCTCTGAGCTGCAGATGTTCCCGTTCAACCGGACCGGCGGGAAGAATCTGATGGAGCTGTCGATTACGCACGGCGGTACCTCCCTAGGTGCCCACAGCAAAAATCCGGAGCGGGCGCTGATGGCGTATGATTTGATCCGCAACAACGAGGAAATCTATCATCTGATCAACTATGGTATTGAAGGCGTTCAATATGAGATCAAGGATGGAAAAAGAACATTGCCAGCCAACTACAATGAAGCTTCTGACAGCTTCTATGCAGATTTCTGGGGTGGCCGAATGGATAAATTCGAAATCCCAAGTGAGACGGTGTGGAGTGAAATCGGCACACTCTATGACGAATACGACAAAATCAAAATTCCGTATCCTTACGGTCAGTTTGTCTTCGACAAAACTCCTGTGGAAAGTGAACTGACTGCGATCTCGCAGGTGGCCGGGGAGCTTGGGCCGGCTATCAACTTCGGGAAGGTAAGTGATCCAGCCAAAGCAGTGGAGGAGTTCAGAGCCAAAATCAAGACTGCCGGATATGATAAAGTCAAGGCTGAATTGCAGAAGCAGCTGGATGCGTTCAAGCAAAAAATGGAAGATGCGAAATAA
- a CDS encoding carbohydrate ABC transporter permease has protein sequence MDETFVSARKKKDTSGLVVQWIGYLFIGLFALCCLLPFLLVLGTSFTSESAIKLSGFNFWPKEFSTFAYKIVFENPDLIIGSYIVTIVMTIVGTAIGLLLVAMTGYALQRPDFMYRNKISFFIYFTTLFSGGLVPFYLLITQYLHLKDNYLAVLLPGLLSPFLIIMMKSFVRSIPHAITESAKIDGAGDFTIFLRLILPMTTPALATIGLFIALGYWNEWYNSMLFLSPDMKYRTLQLFLYNVITSADFVRNSAAASNVQLRDVPLESMKMATAVVATGPVILFYPFVQRYFIKGITVGAVKG, from the coding sequence ATGGATGAGACTTTTGTAAGCGCACGCAAAAAAAAGGATACCAGCGGCCTTGTCGTTCAGTGGATCGGATATCTGTTTATCGGCTTGTTCGCCCTCTGCTGCCTGTTGCCGTTCTTGCTGGTGCTGGGCACCTCCTTCACCTCCGAGTCGGCCATCAAACTCTCCGGCTTCAACTTCTGGCCCAAAGAATTCAGTACGTTCGCTTATAAAATCGTGTTTGAGAATCCCGATCTGATCATCGGATCGTATATTGTAACCATAGTTATGACGATTGTAGGTACAGCGATCGGCCTGCTGCTGGTGGCTATGACGGGATATGCGCTGCAGCGGCCGGACTTCATGTACCGCAATAAAATTTCTTTCTTCATTTACTTCACTACACTGTTCTCTGGAGGTCTGGTGCCGTTCTACCTGCTCATCACCCAGTATCTTCATTTAAAAGATAACTATCTGGCGGTTCTGCTTCCTGGTCTGCTAAGTCCGTTCCTGATCATTATGATGAAAAGCTTCGTCCGCTCTATTCCTCATGCCATTACGGAATCGGCGAAGATCGACGGAGCGGGCGATTTTACGATTTTCCTCCGGCTGATTCTGCCCATGACCACGCCCGCCCTAGCCACAATCGGGCTGTTCATCGCCTTGGGTTACTGGAACGAATGGTATAACTCCATGCTGTTTCTGTCGCCGGATATGAAATATCGCACCTTGCAGCTTTTTTTGTATAACGTGATCACCAGCGCCGATTTTGTCCGTAATTCCGCTGCCGCCTCGAATGTGCAGCTTCGTGATGTGCCGCTCGAGTCCATGAAGATGGCGACAGCAGTAGTTGCCACGGGTCCAGTCATTTTGTTCTACCCGTTCGTACAGCGCTACTTCATTAAGGGTATCACTGTAGGGGCCGTAAAAGGCTGA
- a CDS encoding LacI family DNA-binding transcriptional regulator: protein MKPVTVYDIAREANVSVATVSRVLNNTAPVKKETRERITALIDKHQFQPNALARSLIRKETGMIGFILPDITNPFFPEVLASFDRETRKLGYTCFLCDTVSSDEETDRQYARESQYLGILMEKQVDGIVMIGGRLDLSKPDESLVREVEEAAKRVPVLMINGNLPNTKIHRVAVDQRLGAELAAQHLIDLGHRDIAVIGGFVHMSNTQQRLQGFRTAMRNNGLEVRKEWMVHGGFSVNMGFKFAEQVLNLPDRPTAIICMNDLVAIGALKAADRAGLAVPAELSIVGYDDIPFASFSIPELTTVSLMANEIGHLAAEMLHKLIAGKNVPRLHSVIPELRVRQTTAPPQK, encoded by the coding sequence ATGAAGCCCGTTACCGTATATGATATCGCGAGGGAAGCCAACGTCTCGGTTGCCACTGTATCCAGAGTGCTTAATAATACCGCCCCCGTCAAAAAAGAAACGAGAGAGCGGATTACTGCGCTGATTGACAAGCACCAGTTTCAGCCCAACGCGCTTGCGCGAAGCCTGATCCGCAAAGAAACCGGGATGATCGGGTTCATCCTGCCGGATATAACCAACCCGTTTTTTCCGGAGGTTCTGGCCAGCTTTGACCGGGAGACGAGAAAACTGGGCTATACCTGTTTTTTGTGCGATACCGTCTCTTCGGACGAGGAGACAGACCGCCAGTATGCGCGGGAATCACAGTATCTGGGGATATTGATGGAGAAGCAGGTCGATGGCATCGTGATGATAGGCGGCAGGCTGGATTTGTCCAAGCCGGATGAATCGCTGGTGCGGGAGGTAGAAGAAGCGGCCAAACGTGTTCCGGTGCTGATGATTAACGGAAATCTGCCCAACACGAAGATTCACAGGGTGGCGGTCGACCAGAGGCTGGGGGCGGAGCTGGCTGCACAGCATTTAATCGATCTTGGACACCGGGATATCGCCGTCATTGGCGGTTTCGTGCATATGTCCAATACGCAGCAGCGGCTTCAAGGATTCCGGACGGCTATGCGAAACAACGGTCTGGAGGTCCGCAAAGAATGGATGGTTCATGGGGGATTCTCTGTCAATATGGGCTTCAAGTTTGCAGAACAGGTGCTGAATTTGCCGGATCGGCCTACAGCTATCATATGTATGAACGACCTGGTGGCCATCGGCGCACTGAAAGCGGCTGACCGGGCGGGACTTGCCGTGCCGGCAGAATTGTCCATTGTTGGTTATGATGATATTCCATTTGCGTCCTTCAGCATTCCTGAGCTGACTACGGTTTCACTGATGGCGAACGAAATCGGCCATCTTGCGGCAGAAATGCTGCACAAGCTGATTGCCGGCAAAAACGTGCCCCGTTTACATTCGGTTATTCCCGAGCTAAGGGTACGCCAAACGACAGCGCCTCCCCAGAAATAA
- a CDS encoding ABC transporter ATP-binding protein yields the protein MLTSRKYTEFDLIRIPLRVIPVQTAAAVGYMLVDALMPAYQTLVMAYFINTATHIVNGRAEYSLIYRPLALIMGYVIVTHLLPSLMQLIELTGRNRLNVRLKREMVLKRARLAYQHIENKETSDLIHRVCGDPVGHFMGGFNNMMSGLNLLIGTASLLVIVMSSTFITGLVIVLVAVPLFYIAMKTGKANYVLGMEAQRIRRRSADLAHILTSREDAEERTLFGYSPALRDRYDKLYDQTYAVEKKIQIRSFFHLKSGSIIALLIGIIIVALLLPALHLGELTIGLYISLVTAIFSLVQRMSWQLAETMQEHARMKAYLKDFSAFAGLSEKTDAAVLPVELGGFVFQSLEFRQVSFRYPDTERYILNQCSFTMVSGKSYAIVGENGAGKSTLIKLLTGMYDNYEGEIYINNRNLREYSYPELKGIIAVVFQNYARYALTIQDNVRLGNILRLDEERIRHSISKMNLDGMVQGLEAGLDTYVGKIQENSLDLSGGQWQRLAIARLLYSSSAIHIMDEPTAALDPIEESRLYEMFSSIRADRFTIYITHRLGAARISDEILVVHSGRIVEQGSHEQLMDIPDGIYGEMFASQKSWYEAEGKVQHG from the coding sequence ATGCTTACTTCAAGAAAATATACCGAATTTGATCTGATCAGGATTCCATTGCGGGTGATTCCGGTGCAGACGGCGGCGGCGGTGGGGTATATGCTGGTGGATGCCCTGATGCCTGCGTATCAGACGCTGGTGATGGCTTATTTCATTAATACGGCGACCCATATTGTGAATGGTCGGGCGGAGTATTCGTTAATCTATAGGCCGCTTGCGCTGATTATGGGGTATGTGATTGTCACTCATCTGCTCCCCAGCCTGATGCAGCTCATTGAGCTGACGGGGCGCAACCGGCTGAATGTGCGGCTGAAGCGGGAGATGGTGCTCAAGCGGGCGCGGCTTGCGTATCAGCATATTGAGAATAAGGAGACTTCGGATTTAATCCATAGGGTGTGCGGAGATCCGGTGGGTCATTTCATGGGCGGGTTCAACAATATGATGAGTGGGTTGAATCTGCTGATTGGGACCGCTTCGCTGCTTGTGATTGTGATGTCGTCCACGTTCATTACGGGGCTTGTGATTGTGCTGGTAGCGGTGCCTCTGTTCTATATCGCCATGAAGACGGGCAAGGCGAATTATGTGCTGGGGATGGAGGCGCAGCGGATACGGAGGAGGAGTGCGGATCTGGCGCATATTTTGACCAGCCGGGAGGATGCGGAGGAACGCACGTTATTCGGGTATAGTCCGGCGCTCAGGGATCGGTACGATAAGCTGTATGATCAGACGTACGCGGTGGAGAAGAAGATACAGATCCGAAGCTTCTTTCATCTGAAAAGCGGCTCGATCATCGCCCTGCTAATCGGCATCATTATAGTGGCCTTGCTGTTGCCTGCGCTGCACTTGGGCGAGCTAACAATTGGCCTGTACATTTCGCTGGTGACCGCGATCTTCAGCCTCGTGCAGAGGATGTCCTGGCAGTTAGCCGAGACGATGCAGGAGCATGCGCGGATGAAGGCGTATCTGAAGGACTTCTCTGCATTTGCCGGACTAAGTGAGAAGACGGATGCTGCTGTTCTACCTGTGGAGTTGGGCGGCTTCGTCTTTCAATCGCTGGAATTCAGGCAGGTGAGCTTCCGCTACCCGGATACGGAGAGATACATATTGAATCAATGCTCGTTCACCATGGTTAGCGGGAAGAGCTATGCCATTGTCGGGGAGAACGGGGCCGGTAAGTCCACCCTGATCAAACTGCTCACCGGGATGTACGATAACTACGAGGGAGAAATCTACATTAATAATAGGAATCTGCGGGAGTACAGCTACCCGGAGCTGAAAGGCATCATCGCGGTGGTCTTCCAGAATTACGCCAGGTATGCGCTGACGATTCAAGATAATGTCCGGCTGGGGAATATCCTGAGGCTGGATGAAGAGCGAATCCGTCACAGCATAAGCAAGATGAATCTGGATGGGATGGTCCAGGGTCTGGAAGCGGGTCTCGATACATATGTCGGCAAAATCCAAGAGAACAGCCTGGACCTCTCCGGCGGGCAGTGGCAAAGGTTGGCGATAGCCAGACTGTTGTACTCCAGCTCTGCCATCCATATCATGGATGAGCCTACGGCTGCCTTGGACCCCATCGAAGAGAGCCGGCTATATGAAATGTTCAGCAGCATCCGAGCAGACCGGTTCACCATATACATCACCCACAGGCTGGGTGCTGCGAGAATCTCGGATGAGATCCTGGTGGTGCATAGCGGGCGGATTGTGGAGCAGGGGTCTCATGAGCAATTGATGGACATTCCGGACGGGATATACGGGGAAATGTTCGCCAGCCAGAAGTCGTGGTATGAGGCAGAGGGTAAGGTGCAGCATGGATAG
- a CDS encoding ABC transporter permease subunit, whose protein sequence is MCFPAIAFFLIFSYMPMPGLYLAFIKYNYSDGIFGSAFAGLENFRFLVMTGDLWRLTFNTIAYNIAFILLGNMLQITVAVLLNEMRSKWFKKVSQTMMFLPYFVSAVLIGLIAYNILSYDYGILNSVLHSLGLDPVKAYSSPGAWPFIIVITYLWQSTGYGSIVYFAAIMGLDSEIVEASEIDGANAFQRIRYIVLPWLKPTFIILLLFSLGGILKGNFGLFFNLVGANNTALYASTDIIETYVFRSLMTNFNFSMGSAVSLYQSLFGFIVVLTANWLVRKVSPDNSLF, encoded by the coding sequence ATGTGCTTTCCGGCGATAGCGTTTTTTCTCATCTTTTCCTATATGCCTATGCCTGGGCTGTATCTGGCGTTTATCAAGTACAATTATTCTGACGGCATCTTCGGAAGCGCCTTTGCCGGGCTGGAGAATTTCCGGTTCCTTGTCATGACGGGTGATCTGTGGCGCCTGACCTTCAATACCATCGCTTATAACATCGCGTTTATCCTCCTTGGGAACATGCTTCAGATTACGGTCGCTGTACTGTTGAACGAGATGCGGTCCAAATGGTTCAAAAAAGTATCCCAAACCATGATGTTCCTGCCGTATTTCGTATCCGCCGTTCTGATCGGCCTCATCGCCTACAACATTCTGAGCTATGATTATGGCATTTTGAACTCGGTCCTGCACTCCTTGGGACTTGATCCGGTGAAGGCTTACTCGAGTCCGGGGGCGTGGCCTTTTATCATAGTCATCACGTATTTATGGCAAAGCACCGGATATGGCTCTATTGTGTATTTCGCCGCCATTATGGGGCTGGACAGTGAGATTGTGGAGGCTTCGGAGATCGACGGAGCCAATGCTTTTCAGCGTATCCGGTATATCGTACTGCCTTGGCTCAAACCGACTTTCATTATTCTACTGCTGTTCTCGCTTGGCGGAATCCTTAAGGGGAACTTCGGATTATTCTTCAATCTGGTGGGGGCTAACAACACAGCGTTATACGCCTCTACGGATATTATCGAGACCTATGTGTTCCGCTCGCTGATGACCAACTTCAACTTCTCGATGGGTAGTGCGGTCAGCCTGTATCAGTCCTTGTTCGGATTCATCGTTGTTCTAACTGCTAACTGGCTTGTCAGAAAGGTATCGCCTGACAATTCACTTTTTTAG
- a CDS encoding ABC transporter ATP-binding protein encodes MDRIQGQGFLRNGVRCLRLLFQVNPGMSYTYIGIALLQAVSWVLQVLFMQRFLDAAAAYATDRIDFKMILFSLGTLALMYLFYHVMDGLGNCYEEIYGLSVGKHLNLMIFRRVDSLQVFEFENTGRLDYIHKAVNGSGKLIWIGTTLLDILFYYTTYFVFIGWYLFTLKPVLALSIVVVFVPVMLSQWVLMSAFKNLEAASAPIRRENEYYEQCLTDKVYLSETRLLGATAFFENLYTSALQRLNAIVLRTQVRKHLVQLILNIVTVMGYGLIVYMLFVSVMRQEISIGAFAAVLASIGSLYRFMNKLITERIAWATENIGSTENFLDFIDEPVQRTHNLPRPADSDIELKAVRFRYPLATRNAVEEIDLIIPNKQTLAIVGENGSGKTTLCRIIMGLYPPTAGEVWYGNVEASRISYERTSAVFQHYRKYNETIRENVRISQYSKPADVAVVSVCVEAGVLLSGEGVKEGLDTMLGREFGGTDLSGGQWQRVAIARGLFRDSDCMILDEPTAAIDPLEETRLYNDFAALCRDKTAILVSHRLGSVKLADRILVMKDGRIVQDGTHEKLMSTAGEYRTMYEAQRKWYV; translated from the coding sequence ATGGATAGAATACAGGGGCAGGGATTCCTGAGGAACGGGGTCAGATGCTTACGGCTTTTATTCCAGGTCAATCCCGGGATGTCTTACACGTACATCGGCATTGCCTTGCTCCAGGCAGTCTCCTGGGTGCTGCAGGTGTTATTTATGCAGAGATTTTTGGATGCGGCTGCTGCCTATGCTACGGACCGAATAGACTTCAAGATGATTCTCTTTTCCTTGGGTACGCTGGCCCTTATGTATCTGTTCTATCATGTCATGGACGGACTCGGGAACTGTTATGAGGAGATTTACGGGCTAAGCGTGGGCAAGCACCTGAACCTGATGATTTTTAGGCGAGTAGATTCGTTACAGGTCTTTGAATTTGAGAATACGGGGCGGCTGGATTATATCCACAAGGCTGTGAACGGGAGCGGCAAGCTGATCTGGATCGGAACAACTTTACTGGATATTCTGTTCTACTATACGACTTACTTCGTGTTCATCGGGTGGTATCTGTTCACGCTCAAGCCAGTGCTTGCGCTAAGTATTGTCGTCGTATTTGTACCAGTGATGCTCTCTCAATGGGTGCTGATGTCAGCATTCAAGAATCTGGAGGCGGCATCTGCCCCGATCCGGCGGGAAAATGAGTACTATGAACAGTGCTTGACGGACAAAGTGTATCTATCAGAGACCCGGCTGCTGGGAGCTACTGCATTTTTCGAGAATTTGTATACCTCTGCCCTGCAACGGTTGAACGCTATTGTACTTCGGACGCAGGTACGCAAGCATCTCGTTCAGCTCATTCTGAATATAGTGACGGTTATGGGCTACGGCCTGATCGTGTATATGCTGTTTGTGTCTGTGATGAGGCAGGAGATTTCGATTGGAGCTTTTGCGGCGGTGCTGGCTTCGATTGGCAGTCTGTACCGGTTCATGAACAAGCTGATCACCGAGAGAATCGCCTGGGCTACGGAGAATATCGGCTCTACAGAGAATTTCCTGGATTTCATCGATGAGCCTGTTCAGAGGACCCACAACCTGCCAAGGCCCGCAGACAGTGATATTGAGCTAAAAGCTGTCCGGTTCCGCTATCCGCTGGCGACCCGCAATGCGGTGGAGGAGATCGATCTGATCATTCCGAACAAGCAGACGCTGGCGATTGTAGGCGAGAATGGAAGCGGGAAGACCACGCTGTGCCGCATCATTATGGGGTTATACCCGCCAACGGCAGGAGAAGTGTGGTACGGGAACGTGGAGGCTTCGCGGATTAGCTATGAGCGAACGTCGGCTGTTTTTCAACATTATCGTAAGTATAATGAGACCATCCGGGAGAATGTGCGGATCAGCCAATATTCGAAACCAGCAGATGTCGCAGTAGTATCCGTGTGTGTGGAGGCCGGGGTGCTTTTATCCGGTGAAGGGGTTAAGGAAGGGCTGGATACGATGCTGGGACGCGAGTTCGGCGGCACGGATCTATCCGGCGGTCAGTGGCAGCGTGTAGCGATTGCGCGCGGATTGTTCCGGGACAGCGACTGTATGATCTTGGATGAACCTACGGCGGCCATCGATCCTCTGGAGGAGACCCGTCTGTATAACGACTTCGCCGCCCTGTGCCGGGATAAAACCGCAATCCTCGTCTCCCACCGATTAGGCTCTGTGAAGCTCGCGGACCGAATTCTCGTGATGAAGGACGGACGGATCGTGCAAGATGGCACGCATGAGAAGCTCATGAGCACGGCGGGCGAGTACCGGACGATGTATGAGGCGCAGCGGAAGTGGTATGTGTAG
- a CDS encoding glycoside hydrolase family 2 yields the protein MNESRSKIWLNAEWCFNRGDVPEAWYKGYDDKDWREVTLPHDWAIEADFSRDYSSGSGYLPGGTGWYRKHIVLPDRLEGKRAYLTFEGVYNHSQVWVNSYYLGKRPYGYSTFTYEITDLLVYGGAVNTIAVKVNHAETADSRWYTGSGIYRDVYLTFTHDIHVAEYGVFASTAEIGREWAELQVETRIMNETGEPAEICVRHTLVDEEGVESGTSANLLAAAGGTEFSQQVIQVKEPKLWSPEAPNMYTLLTEVIWKGATVDEVRTPVGLRSIQFDPAEGFKLNGEALKIKGVCVHHDAGCLGAAVPGDVWVRRLRYLKEMGCNAIRMSHNPPAPVLLDLCDQMGFMVMDEAFDEWEGVKNKWSTGHNVYPPKHFGYYEDFPDWGITDIQEMVQRDRNHPSIIMWSIGNEVDYPNDPYCHPYFQTMTGNNDANKPAEERVYDPNKPNAERLAVIAGKLVEAVKACDKTRPVTAALAYPELANLIGYSDTLDVVGYNYRESLYQKDRSSYPDRVLYGSENSPGLQEWLAVRDNTDICAQFIWTGIDYLGEAHGWPIRASQAGFMDLAGFPKPSYYYRQSLWSDTPMAYLAVRRADEPGISDTGGRSGGEPSWNWEPGERLIVDGYTNLAAAELYLNGKLLGRGHPDESGELLLSWEVNFEPGTLLLTGKDQQGRTVKRELHTAAAPEQLRLTADTLQLRANLRDIVHVELEIVDSAGIGVYSAEVPVTVTVEGAGKLLGLENGNVQDLEPYRSHTRSTHHGKLLAYIRTGAVSGTIKVTAVTPGLSPAEFEISSL from the coding sequence ATGAACGAGTCCAGAAGCAAGATATGGCTTAATGCGGAGTGGTGTTTCAATCGCGGGGATGTACCTGAGGCATGGTACAAGGGATATGACGACAAAGATTGGCGTGAAGTCACACTTCCGCATGACTGGGCCATCGAGGCTGATTTTTCCAGAGATTATTCCAGCGGCAGCGGATATCTGCCCGGCGGAACCGGCTGGTACCGCAAGCATATTGTGTTGCCGGACCGGCTGGAGGGCAAGCGTGCGTACCTTACCTTTGAGGGCGTCTACAACCATTCACAGGTCTGGGTTAACAGCTATTATTTGGGCAAACGGCCTTATGGTTATAGCACGTTCACTTATGAAATCACGGATCTGCTGGTATATGGCGGAGCCGTGAATACCATTGCGGTAAAGGTGAACCATGCGGAGACAGCAGACTCCCGCTGGTACACCGGTTCAGGGATCTACCGTGATGTATATCTGACATTTACGCATGACATTCATGTTGCAGAGTACGGTGTTTTTGCATCGACAGCTGAAATTGGCCGGGAATGGGCGGAGCTGCAGGTCGAGACCCGGATTATGAACGAAACAGGGGAACCGGCAGAGATCTGTGTACGTCATACTCTTGTGGATGAGGAGGGTGTCGAATCGGGAACCTCGGCCAATCTGCTCGCGGCGGCGGGCGGTACGGAATTCAGTCAACAGGTCATTCAAGTGAAGGAACCGAAGCTCTGGTCGCCGGAAGCCCCCAACATGTATACGCTTCTTACAGAAGTTATCTGGAAGGGTGCAACGGTTGATGAGGTCCGCACTCCCGTTGGCCTCCGGAGCATTCAGTTCGATCCGGCAGAAGGGTTCAAGCTGAATGGAGAGGCTCTTAAGATCAAGGGAGTCTGTGTGCATCATGACGCCGGTTGCCTCGGCGCTGCCGTTCCTGGCGATGTCTGGGTCCGGCGTCTGCGCTACCTTAAGGAAATGGGCTGCAATGCAATCCGCATGAGCCATAATCCGCCGGCTCCGGTTCTCCTGGATTTATGCGATCAAATGGGATTTATGGTGATGGACGAAGCTTTTGATGAATGGGAGGGCGTCAAAAACAAGTGGTCTACCGGACATAATGTATATCCTCCAAAGCACTTCGGCTATTATGAGGATTTCCCGGACTGGGGCATTACGGATATTCAGGAGATGGTGCAGCGTGACCGAAACCATCCTTCTATTATTATGTGGAGTATTGGCAATGAGGTAGACTATCCTAATGATCCGTACTGTCACCCCTACTTCCAGACGATGACCGGCAACAATGATGCCAACAAGCCTGCTGAAGAACGTGTATATGATCCGAACAAGCCGAATGCTGAACGTCTTGCTGTCATAGCCGGTAAATTGGTGGAGGCTGTGAAGGCATGTGACAAGACAAGGCCAGTAACGGCTGCGCTTGCTTATCCGGAACTAGCTAATCTTATCGGTTATTCCGATACGCTCGACGTGGTCGGCTATAACTACAGGGAGTCTTTATACCAAAAGGATAGGAGCTCTTACCCGGACCGTGTGCTCTACGGCAGCGAGAATTCTCCGGGACTGCAGGAGTGGCTGGCGGTCCGCGATAACACCGATATTTGCGCACAGTTTATATGGACTGGAATCGATTATCTGGGAGAAGCGCATGGCTGGCCGATACGGGCTTCGCAGGCAGGGTTCATGGACCTTGCCGGCTTCCCGAAACCAAGCTATTACTACCGTCAGAGTCTGTGGAGCGATACGCCGATGGCTTATCTCGCAGTCCGCAGGGCAGATGAACCGGGAATATCTGACACTGGTGGACGGTCAGGTGGCGAGCCAAGCTGGAACTGGGAGCCGGGCGAGCGGTTGATCGTAGACGGCTATACCAATCTGGCGGCTGCGGAACTGTACCTTAACGGCAAGCTGCTGGGGCGAGGACATCCGGATGAGAGCGGGGAGCTGCTGCTGAGCTGGGAGGTGAACTTTGAACCGGGAACGCTGCTTTTAACGGGGAAAGACCAACAGGGCAGAACGGTCAAGCGGGAGTTGCATACGGCAGCAGCGCCGGAGCAGCTAAGGCTGACAGCCGATACCCTGCAGTTGCGGGCCAACCTGCGGGATATCGTCCATGTAGAGCTGGAAATTGTGGATTCGGCGGGCATTGGGGTATATAGCGCTGAGGTTCCTGTCACAGTGACCGTAGAGGGCGCGGGTAAATTACTGGGATTGGAGAATGGAAATGTGCAGGATCTGGAGCCTTACCGTTCCCATACCCGAAGTACCCATCACGGCAAGCTGCTGGCGTATATCAGGACCGGAGCAGTCTCCGGAACGATTAAGGTCACTGCGGTCACTCCAGGACTATCGCCGGCAGAGTTTGAAATAAGCTCTTTATAG